A window from Gallus gallus isolate bGalGal1 chromosome 5, bGalGal1.mat.broiler.GRCg7b, whole genome shotgun sequence encodes these proteins:
- the HAUS2 gene encoding HAUS augmin-like complex subunit 2, which produces MAELRRLVSSATAPSSPGPRQKARRACGGLRQRRRRSVGPVDCGPWGSGEPTEIAAVLEKCVAEGFVTRETLDLACEEFECFARFSEREKMANIRAEINEKKLETELLQLEMETADIVHPFYLSKKYQILQDVNRHLEAVLKEKKRLRQRLIKPICQETLPIKADFHKYVVELLTEAVTFIEKLENHLQTVRVIPQVPTFMKNLDVALTKTEVLVTDLEELTEQIVQWREVQKEVYSDSICNTAELDLGLSA; this is translated from the exons ATGGCGGAGCTCCGCCGCTTGGTTTCCTCAGCAACGGCGCCCTCCAGCCCCGGGCCCCGCCAAAAGGCACGGCGGGCCTGCGGCGGGCTGAGGCAGCGTCGGCGGCGGAGCGTCGGCCCGGTCGACTGCGGCCCTTGGGGGTCGGGCGAGCCCACGGAGATCGCGGCCGTGCTGGAGAAGTGCGTGGCGGAGGGCTTCGTGACCCGG GAGACATTGGACTTAGCCTGTGAAGAATTCGAGTGCTTTGCGAGGttttcagagagggaaaaaatggcaaaCATTCGAGCAGAAATCAATGAG AAGAAACTGGAAACTGAACTTCTGCAATTGGAGATGGAGACAGCAGACATAGTTCATCCATTTTATTTAA GTAAAAAATACCAGATATTGCAAGATGTGAACAGACACTTGGAAGCAgtactgaaagagaagaaaagacttaGGCAGAGGCTGATTAAGCCCATATGTCAAGAGACGCTGCCTATTAAAGCTGATTTCCACAA GTATGTAGTGGAGTTGTTGACTGAGGCTGTGACTTTCATTGAGAAGTTGGAAAACCATTTGCAGACTGTAAGAGTGATCCCTCAGGTACCAACTTTCATGAAGAATCTG GATGTTGCTTTGACAAAAACAGAGGTGCTGGTAACAGACTTGGAAGAGCTGACCGAGCAAATAGTGCAGTGGAGAGAAGTGCAAAAAGAAGTATATTCTGACAGCATTTGCAATACTGCTGAATTGGACTTGGGCTTATCTGCCTAA